From Halobacillus sp. Marseille-Q1614, the proteins below share one genomic window:
- a CDS encoding class I SAM-dependent methyltransferase, giving the protein MKSFNWHTEAEKQWDERAEFWNANSRSMWDKGSRQTIIPFMGRFIDKGITVADLGCGDGYGSFKLYQAGYHVTGVDISEDMIRRAKSRVEEETLQFVQGDLVDLPLANESFDAVMAVNSLEWVQVPDEGLKEMKRVLKPGGKLCIGILGPTAKPRVNSYRRVYGEEVICNTMMPWEFEQLALESGWKLVDGHGVWKREVEGKDLSDLPQELQQALSFMWVFLLEK; this is encoded by the coding sequence ATGAAATCTTTTAATTGGCATACAGAAGCAGAAAAACAGTGGGATGAACGGGCGGAATTTTGGAATGCCAACAGCCGCAGCATGTGGGACAAAGGCAGCAGGCAAACGATAATTCCTTTTATGGGACGGTTCATTGATAAAGGAATTACCGTTGCAGATTTGGGCTGCGGCGATGGTTATGGCTCTTTTAAGTTGTATCAGGCTGGATATCATGTGACCGGAGTGGATATTTCAGAAGATATGATTCGGCGTGCGAAAAGTCGAGTTGAGGAAGAAACTCTTCAATTCGTCCAAGGTGATTTAGTGGATCTGCCTTTAGCGAATGAAAGCTTTGATGCTGTTATGGCAGTTAACAGTTTAGAGTGGGTGCAAGTGCCTGATGAAGGCTTAAAAGAGATGAAGCGGGTTTTAAAGCCTGGAGGGAAATTGTGCATAGGTATCCTTGGGCCTACAGCCAAACCAAGAGTAAATAGTTACCGCAGGGTTTACGGAGAAGAAGTTATCTGCAATACCATGATGCCCTGGGAGTTTGAGCAGCTGGCTTTAGAATCAGGCTGGAAGCTGGTAGATGGGCATGGTGTATGGAAGCGGGAAGTTGAAGGGAAAGACCTTTCTGATCTGCCTCAGGAGCTTCAGCAGGCCCTGTCGTTCATGTGGGTGTTCTTATTGGAAAAATAG
- a CDS encoding class I SAM-dependent methyltransferase, giving the protein MKSEKALTINKKCWDSIAHHFDGKDALPDYGPYSQSEEELQLLGNIDNTTVLDIGCGSGHSLEYVRNKRAREVWGVDISESQIQTARTLLPYENVSLHCGPMEEKGTIPENYFDIVYSIYALGWTMDLRTTLSLVYSYLKEGGIFVFSWEHPFYPTVDVKEGRIEVTQAYEQSQHRIFESFKEDGIQAVMKRRTLSTYINELIQAGFTIEKLIEGSGRSEAEASYSQRYYSSFKASKVPATFIIKVRK; this is encoded by the coding sequence ATGAAGTCAGAAAAGGCATTAACAATTAACAAAAAGTGCTGGGATTCAATTGCTCATCATTTTGACGGTAAAGATGCATTACCTGATTACGGGCCTTACAGCCAGAGTGAAGAAGAGCTTCAGCTGCTTGGAAATATTGATAATACGACGGTGCTTGATATAGGTTGTGGAAGCGGGCATTCTTTGGAGTATGTAAGAAATAAACGCGCGCGTGAAGTATGGGGGGTAGACATTTCTGAATCGCAGATCCAGACGGCCAGGACGCTTCTCCCTTATGAGAACGTATCCTTGCATTGCGGCCCGATGGAAGAAAAGGGCACTATTCCAGAAAATTATTTTGACATCGTTTACTCTATTTATGCTTTAGGGTGGACGATGGATTTGAGAACAACCCTGTCGCTCGTATACTCATACTTAAAAGAGGGAGGGATCTTTGTGTTTAGCTGGGAGCATCCTTTTTATCCGACAGTTGATGTCAAAGAAGGAAGAATTGAAGTAACGCAGGCGTATGAACAGTCTCAACATAGGATTTTTGAAAGCTTTAAAGAAGATGGAATTCAAGCTGTGATGAAACGCAGAACATTGAGTACATATATAAATGAACTCATTCAAGCAGGTTTTACGATTGAAAAGCTTATTGAGGGGAGTGGGAGGTCTGAAGCGGAAGCGTCATACTCGCAGAGATATTATTCTTCCTTTAAAGCGAGTAAAGTACCAGCCACTTTTATAATAAAAGTTCGAAAGTAA
- a CDS encoding ribonucleoside-diphosphate reductase subunit alpha has translation MQSIQTTFWQEWLETQKASFPSLELDRIIEKSKNLPGNRNEQAKTLVLECLAEISETLPDWTYVASRIHLQQMYEEAMKNRGTEHPYTGFYQLLNQLMEEDIYTSSLLNYYSEAEVNELEEALVPERDGLFTYIGVKTLGDRYLAKSKSGQVFELPQERFMIIAMTLMADEPKANRLKLVKESYWALSSLYMTVATPTLANAGKRYGQLSSCFIDTVDDSLQSIYDSNTDIANLSKHGGGIGVYLGKIRSRGSDIRGFKGVSSGVLPWMKQINNTAVSVDQLGQRQGAVAVYLDVWHKDIFPFLDSRLNNGDERQRTHDLFTGVSIPDLFMEAVENRDNWYLFDPHEVRTVMGFSLEDSYDEVRGLGSFRNRYEACIQEDRLSKEKVPAIEIMKRIMIGQLETGTPYMFYRDEVNRMNPNSHKGMIYCSNLCTEITQNQSPTTQEEQRVEDGKIITIKTPGEFVVCNLSSINLGRAVPANVLQRLISIQVRMLDNVIERNTIPVLQAQLTNQSYRGIGLGTFGWAHLLAQKKIAWESGEAVDYTNEVYEEIAYYTIVASSELAKEKGSYPLFEGSDWDTGQFFVKRAFDQHGKFDWPKLQDKVHRDGIRNGYLMAVAPNSSTSLIAGSTASIDPIFKKFYSEEKKDFKIPVTAPDLSPETYWYYKSAYDIDQHTSIKQNAARQRYVDQSISFNLYVKNTIKAKELLTLHLDAWKSGLKTTYYTRSTSSQGEFDECESCSS, from the coding sequence ATGCAATCAATTCAAACGACTTTTTGGCAGGAATGGCTGGAAACACAAAAAGCCTCCTTTCCTTCTTTAGAATTGGATCGAATCATTGAAAAATCAAAGAATTTACCAGGAAACAGAAACGAACAGGCAAAAACTCTTGTGCTGGAATGCCTTGCAGAAATTAGTGAAACATTGCCGGACTGGACGTATGTAGCGAGCCGGATCCATTTGCAGCAAATGTACGAAGAAGCTATGAAAAATCGCGGAACCGAACATCCATATACCGGGTTCTATCAATTGCTGAATCAGCTTATGGAGGAAGATATTTATACTTCTTCCCTTCTCAATTACTATTCAGAAGCAGAAGTAAATGAGTTGGAAGAGGCGCTTGTACCAGAGAGGGACGGACTGTTTACTTATATTGGGGTGAAAACGCTCGGAGACCGCTATTTAGCCAAATCTAAGTCTGGCCAAGTTTTTGAACTTCCGCAGGAGCGTTTTATGATTATCGCCATGACTCTGATGGCAGATGAACCAAAAGCCAATCGTTTAAAATTAGTTAAAGAATCCTATTGGGCGCTGAGCAGCCTCTATATGACGGTGGCCACCCCGACTCTGGCCAATGCCGGGAAGCGGTATGGGCAGCTGAGCTCCTGCTTTATAGATACGGTGGATGACAGCCTCCAATCGATTTACGACAGCAACACAGATATTGCGAACTTAAGCAAGCACGGTGGAGGAATTGGTGTTTACTTAGGAAAAATCCGCAGCCGCGGCAGTGATATCCGCGGATTTAAGGGGGTTTCCTCCGGAGTTCTCCCCTGGATGAAGCAGATTAACAATACAGCTGTCAGCGTTGATCAGCTCGGACAGCGTCAGGGGGCTGTAGCGGTTTACTTAGATGTATGGCATAAAGATATTTTCCCGTTCTTAGATAGCCGGCTGAATAATGGCGATGAGCGCCAGCGGACTCATGACCTATTTACAGGCGTCTCTATCCCTGATCTGTTCATGGAAGCCGTCGAGAACCGTGATAACTGGTATTTATTTGACCCTCACGAAGTTCGAACCGTCATGGGTTTTTCATTAGAGGACTCTTATGATGAAGTGCGGGGTTTGGGATCCTTTAGGAACCGCTATGAAGCATGCATTCAGGAGGACCGCCTTTCAAAGGAAAAGGTTCCCGCCATTGAAATCATGAAGCGTATTATGATTGGACAGCTCGAAACCGGTACGCCATACATGTTTTACCGTGATGAAGTAAACCGAATGAACCCAAATTCTCATAAAGGCATGATCTACTGCAGCAATCTCTGCACAGAAATCACCCAAAACCAGAGTCCGACAACGCAGGAAGAACAGCGGGTCGAAGATGGAAAAATCATTACTATAAAGACTCCCGGCGAATTTGTTGTCTGCAATCTGTCCAGCATTAATCTAGGCAGAGCCGTCCCCGCCAACGTGCTGCAAAGACTCATTTCGATTCAAGTACGAATGCTCGACAATGTCATCGAGCGAAATACGATCCCTGTCCTGCAGGCACAGCTGACGAACCAGTCTTACAGAGGCATTGGCTTAGGAACTTTTGGATGGGCGCATCTATTAGCACAGAAAAAAATAGCCTGGGAGTCAGGTGAGGCTGTCGATTACACAAATGAGGTTTATGAAGAGATTGCCTATTACACGATAGTAGCCAGCAGCGAGCTGGCAAAAGAAAAAGGCAGCTACCCGCTCTTTGAAGGATCAGACTGGGATACGGGGCAATTTTTTGTTAAACGGGCGTTTGACCAACACGGAAAGTTTGACTGGCCTAAGCTTCAGGATAAGGTGCATCGTGATGGCATCCGCAATGGTTACCTTATGGCCGTTGCCCCTAATTCAAGTACGTCTCTTATTGCAGGAAGCACAGCCAGCATTGACCCTATATTTAAAAAATTCTATTCCGAAGAAAAGAAAGATTTCAAGATTCCAGTCACAGCTCCCGATCTAAGCCCTGAAACTTACTGGTATTATAAATCAGCTTATGACATTGATCAGCATACGAGCATTAAGCAAAATGCTGCACGTCAGCGATATGTGGACCAGTCGATTTCTTTTAACTTGTATGTAAAAAACACCATTAAAGCAAAAGAGCTGCTTACTCTCCACCTGGACGCATGGAAATCAGGGTTAAAAACGACTTACTACACCCGCTCTACTTCAAGCCAGGGTGAATTTGACGAATGTGAAAGCTGCTCATCGTAA
- a CDS encoding ribonucleotide-diphosphate reductase subunit beta, producing MDQILDKRKLVDHNAPNASTGIVNGRSSNVLNWDNTRYSWAYPMYKTMLANFWIPSEINMSNDLKQWPSLSEQEQNSFKKIIGLLAFLDSIQTDYSGKIADYLTDSSLSALMQVLAFQEVVHNQSYSYVLSTLVDQGEQEKIFEYWKHDDILIERNQFITDGYEEFADHPSLDSFLKSIVYDVVLEGLFFYAGFAFFYNLARNQKMVSTSTMINYINRDEQIHVNLFAHIFKETLNENPDLDRKKYEEFTTETFKKAVELEIKWAHHIIGSSFPGIPIKDLEDYIRYIANKRCKLLGAVKPYPEYNENPLKWIRAYQEVDEGKSDFFEQKSRQYTKVSEDNGFDDL from the coding sequence ATGGATCAAATACTAGACAAACGAAAGCTCGTGGATCATAACGCGCCAAACGCATCTACCGGGATCGTCAATGGCAGAAGTTCCAATGTGCTGAATTGGGACAACACCCGCTATTCCTGGGCATACCCAATGTATAAAACGATGCTTGCCAACTTCTGGATACCAAGTGAAATTAACATGAGCAATGACTTGAAACAGTGGCCGTCTCTTTCTGAGCAAGAACAGAACTCTTTTAAAAAGATCATTGGACTGCTTGCATTCTTAGATTCTATCCAAACAGATTACTCCGGCAAAATCGCAGACTATTTAACAGATTCGAGCCTCTCGGCATTAATGCAGGTGCTTGCTTTTCAAGAGGTTGTCCATAACCAGTCTTATTCTTATGTATTATCCACTCTTGTCGATCAAGGCGAACAGGAGAAAATTTTTGAGTACTGGAAGCATGACGACATTCTAATAGAAAGAAATCAGTTTATCACTGATGGATATGAAGAATTTGCCGATCATCCAAGCCTTGATTCTTTCTTAAAATCCATCGTGTATGATGTCGTGTTAGAAGGCTTGTTCTTTTATGCCGGTTTTGCCTTCTTCTACAACCTGGCAAGAAATCAGAAAATGGTTTCGACAAGCACAATGATTAACTACATCAACCGGGATGAGCAGATCCACGTTAATTTATTTGCCCATATTTTTAAAGAAACGCTAAACGAAAATCCTGATCTCGACCGTAAGAAATATGAAGAGTTTACGACAGAAACCTTTAAAAAAGCCGTGGAACTGGAAATCAAATGGGCTCACCATATCATCGGCAGCAGTTTTCCAGGGATTCCAATTAAAGACTTAGAAGATTATATCCGCTATATTGCCAACAAACGCTGTAAGCTCCTTGGCGCAGTCAAGCCATACCCTGAATATAATGAAAATCCATTAAAATGGATTCGCGCTTATCAAGAAGTCGATGAAGGAAAATCCGATTTCTTTGAGCAGAAATCAAGACAATACACGAAAGTATCAGAAGACAATGGATTCGATGATTTATAA
- the nadA gene encoding quinolinate synthase NadA — MKVLQSFQAHTLPEHIRSMSEQEMKRRVWSIKRKLGKRLYMPGHYYQKDEVIQFADATGDSLQLAKAAASNKEAEYIVFCGVHFMAETADILSAEHQTVLLPDLRAGCSMADMATIQQVERAWPKLQAKLGDNILPVTYVNSTAAIKAFCGEHNGSTVTSSNAAQMLEWAFTKKQCVLFLPDQHLGRNTAYDLGISLSQMAVWNPLSDTLEYEGEAHNIRMILWKGHCSVHEKFTLENIKQVKANHPDVNVIVHPECSFDVVQSADEAGSTNKIIDVIRQAPAGTKWAVGTEMNLVNRIAQQEAEKNVFSLNPNMCSCLTMNRIDLPHLLWSLESIIEEDPHHIITVDTETKQLAMAALERMLSR, encoded by the coding sequence ATGAAGGTCTTACAAAGCTTTCAGGCTCATACACTTCCTGAGCATATCCGCTCGATGAGTGAACAGGAGATGAAAAGACGGGTCTGGTCAATAAAAAGAAAGCTCGGAAAACGTCTATATATGCCAGGGCATTATTATCAAAAAGATGAAGTTATTCAATTTGCCGATGCGACCGGGGACTCGCTGCAGCTGGCAAAGGCAGCTGCGAGCAACAAAGAGGCAGAGTATATCGTTTTTTGTGGGGTGCACTTTATGGCAGAAACAGCTGATATACTATCTGCTGAGCATCAAACAGTGCTGCTCCCAGATTTAAGAGCTGGCTGTTCTATGGCTGATATGGCTACTATTCAGCAAGTGGAAAGAGCATGGCCAAAACTCCAGGCGAAGCTGGGAGATAACATTCTGCCAGTCACCTACGTTAATAGTACAGCCGCGATTAAAGCTTTTTGCGGAGAACATAACGGTTCGACCGTAACCTCTTCAAATGCTGCTCAGATGCTTGAATGGGCTTTTACTAAGAAGCAGTGTGTTCTATTTCTGCCTGATCAGCATCTGGGTCGTAATACGGCTTATGACCTTGGGATTTCCCTGAGCCAAATGGCTGTATGGAACCCGTTAAGTGATACGCTTGAATATGAAGGAGAAGCTCATAATATTCGAATGATCTTGTGGAAGGGGCACTGCTCTGTACATGAAAAATTCACCTTAGAAAATATAAAGCAAGTAAAAGCTAATCACCCTGATGTAAATGTAATCGTCCACCCGGAGTGTTCATTCGATGTTGTTCAGTCAGCAGATGAAGCGGGATCGACGAATAAAATTATCGATGTGATTCGACAAGCCCCTGCTGGAACGAAATGGGCCGTTGGAACAGAGATGAACCTAGTAAACCGTATAGCACAGCAGGAAGCTGAAAAAAATGTTTTTTCATTAAATCCTAATATGTGTTCATGCTTAACAATGAACCGAATTGACCTGCCTCATTTGCTATGGTCACTTGAAAGCATTATAGAGGAGGATCCTCACCATATTATAACCGTGGATACAGAGACTAAACAGCTGGCAATGGCTGCCCTGGAAAGAATGTTGTCGCGATAA
- the nadC gene encoding carboxylating nicotinate-nucleotide diphosphorylase: protein MNPLLINEKLRSFFLEDVGTGDVTTEAIFSSQHTSSARVTAKSEGLFCGGEVIREGFRLLDSQAEITIFVQDGELITKGQILAEINGSTAAILSAERVILNLIQRLSGIASMTARAAALLNDPSIRICDTRKTIPGLRMFDKYAVKCGGGRSHRYGLYDAVMIKDNHISAAGSITEAVRKVKESAGHMIKIEVETTSEREVKEAVEAGADVIMFDNCKPDDIKNCTALVPDGIQTEASGNITLSNIVSYKGCGVHYISLGSLTHSVEAADISLLIESPKQ from the coding sequence ATGAACCCGTTATTAATTAATGAAAAGCTGAGAAGTTTTTTTCTAGAGGATGTCGGGACAGGAGATGTAACGACGGAAGCTATTTTTTCCAGCCAACACACGTCTTCGGCAAGAGTGACTGCGAAAAGTGAAGGCTTATTTTGCGGAGGAGAAGTAATTAGAGAGGGATTCCGCCTCTTGGATAGTCAGGCAGAAATAACGATTTTTGTACAAGATGGTGAACTGATAACAAAAGGCCAAATCTTAGCAGAAATAAACGGAAGTACGGCCGCGATTTTAAGTGCTGAGCGCGTAATCCTTAATCTTATCCAGCGATTGAGCGGTATAGCATCGATGACTGCTCGGGCCGCAGCTTTATTGAACGATCCATCTATACGCATTTGTGATACGCGAAAAACAATACCCGGCCTAAGAATGTTTGATAAGTATGCTGTTAAGTGCGGCGGCGGGAGGAGTCATCGTTACGGACTTTATGATGCGGTAATGATTAAAGATAACCATATTTCAGCTGCCGGAAGTATTACCGAAGCGGTGAGGAAGGTAAAAGAATCAGCGGGCCATATGATTAAAATTGAAGTGGAAACGACAAGTGAGAGGGAAGTTAAAGAAGCGGTTGAAGCCGGCGCTGATGTCATCATGTTTGATAACTGCAAACCAGATGATATTAAAAATTGTACAGCTCTCGTCCCTGACGGCATTCAAACGGAGGCATCGGGAAATATAACTCTCAGCAATATAGTTTCATATAAAGGGTGCGGCGTTCATTATATTTCCCTTGGTAGTCTCACACATTCTGTCGAAGCAGCTGATATCAGCCTTTTAATAGAAAGCCCAAAACAGTAA
- the nadB gene encoding L-aspartate oxidase has translation MEPKVMETEVVIIGSGIAGLLTALELPAEKKVVLVTKSALGAGNSSKAQGGIAAALGRNDSVELHIEDTVEAGRYVNARNIVTNILKQAPQVMEKLISLGVAFDKNRGGEFDLAKEGAHSSRRIYHAGGDATGWHIIEQLKKRITKNVEVLELFNAYDLVMKEGRCTGVRGKNKEGEPVVIFADATIVAAGGCGQLYSITSNAEESTGDGLAMAYRAGAKLVDMEYMQFHPTMLFARGRGAGLLSEAIRGEGGILVDEFNHSIMKDRHPLKDLAPRSVTSLAVYENLKSGREVFLSIKNVPDFPERFPTIAGRVLAEGINLAGNLLPVRPGAHFMMGGIAANEWGETSIKGLYAIGEAACTGLHGANRLASNSLLEAAASALLLGSRLKHEGLSVEKASQVHWPLSSVPPILPELGELKGRMDEWAGIVKTKENLLQMREWLVNFQPYLLRSASFELTEEQLTIKNMLTVAWMVINSALERTESRGAHIRADYPTESEKWSSLSINWEGGSLKPSIEKKRSGHERNRYDEPVIN, from the coding sequence ATGGAACCAAAAGTAATGGAAACAGAGGTTGTCATCATTGGAAGCGGAATTGCCGGTTTGCTGACAGCATTAGAATTGCCGGCAGAGAAAAAAGTTGTTTTAGTGACGAAGTCTGCTCTCGGTGCCGGGAACTCGAGCAAAGCACAGGGAGGAATAGCTGCAGCGCTTGGCCGCAATGATAGTGTAGAACTACACATTGAAGATACAGTGGAGGCCGGGCGTTATGTGAACGCTCGAAACATAGTGACAAATATACTTAAGCAGGCCCCACAAGTTATGGAAAAGTTAATATCACTCGGGGTAGCGTTTGATAAAAACAGGGGCGGTGAATTTGATCTAGCTAAAGAAGGTGCCCACAGCAGCCGCCGGATTTATCATGCGGGGGGAGACGCGACGGGCTGGCATATCATCGAGCAATTAAAAAAGAGAATCACGAAAAATGTCGAGGTGCTGGAGCTTTTTAACGCGTATGATCTTGTGATGAAAGAAGGCAGGTGTACTGGTGTAAGAGGGAAAAATAAAGAAGGGGAGCCTGTGGTCATTTTTGCCGATGCCACTATAGTTGCTGCAGGAGGGTGCGGCCAGCTGTATTCGATTACTTCTAATGCAGAAGAGTCAACAGGGGACGGCTTAGCGATGGCTTACCGAGCGGGTGCAAAGCTCGTCGATATGGAATACATGCAGTTTCATCCTACGATGCTCTTTGCTAGAGGGAGAGGAGCTGGGCTGTTATCTGAAGCAATTAGAGGAGAAGGCGGTATTTTAGTAGATGAATTCAACCATTCCATTATGAAAGATCGCCACCCCCTAAAAGACTTAGCTCCACGCTCGGTTACTTCATTGGCGGTCTACGAAAATTTGAAAAGCGGCAGAGAAGTATTTCTATCGATTAAAAATGTTCCGGATTTTCCCGAAAGGTTCCCGACGATTGCTGGACGAGTTCTGGCAGAAGGAATTAATCTGGCTGGAAATCTACTTCCGGTCCGCCCGGGCGCTCACTTTATGATGGGGGGGATTGCAGCAAATGAATGGGGAGAGACTTCCATTAAAGGTCTATATGCTATTGGGGAAGCTGCATGCACCGGCCTTCACGGCGCCAACCGGCTTGCCAGTAATTCTCTGTTGGAAGCCGCAGCTTCAGCTTTACTTTTGGGAAGCCGTTTAAAACACGAAGGTCTTTCAGTGGAAAAGGCAAGCCAAGTTCACTGGCCGCTCAGTTCAGTGCCGCCTATATTGCCAGAACTGGGTGAGCTGAAAGGGAGAATGGATGAGTGGGCAGGTATTGTTAAGACAAAGGAAAACTTACTCCAAATGAGAGAGTGGCTTGTGAACTTTCAACCTTATCTGCTGCGTTCTGCTTCTTTCGAGTTAACTGAAGAACAGCTGACAATTAAGAATATGCTGACTGTGGCTTGGATGGTCATAAATTCAGCATTGGAAAGGACAGAATCAAGAGGGGCTCATATACGGGCAGATTACCCGACAGAATCAGAAAAATGGTCCAGTCTATCAATCAATTGGGAAGGCGGATCGTTAAAGCCGTCTATAGAAAAGAAAAGGTCTGGGCATGAAAGGAACAGATACGATGAACCCGTTATTAATTAA
- a CDS encoding IscS subfamily cysteine desulfurase: MIYLDHCATTPMSEESIEAYVTAARTYFGNEQSLHDEGESARQLIMHCKEELAGIIKGETEGIFFTSGGSDSNHSTILSLAYGNAQRGRHIITSPLEHPSIYQALDKLKDAGFEVDETEVHPNGQISITSLNKLIRSDTILVTICHASSETGVLQPLEEIGKILKEKDCLFHSDAVQTFAKIPIDVRGWNINALSFSSHKINGPKNTGGCYISPTVSRKSLYPDIIHQDGFKSGTVDGPGIAAFTSAAMIMHEDSFSLNKRWKEMQDWFLARLNRSHFMLIGDRHNRLPHHLALRADGLEGQWVMLACNQKSIAISSGSACKSSHSAPPKSLLAMGYTPEEAHGLFRISFGRTTTFEELQQTIKVMNELITKKTIQLSLHRA; this comes from the coding sequence ATGATTTATCTCGACCATTGTGCTACAACTCCAATGAGTGAGGAATCTATAGAAGCTTATGTAACAGCCGCTCGAACATATTTTGGGAATGAACAAAGTCTGCATGATGAGGGAGAGTCGGCGAGACAATTAATTATGCATTGTAAGGAAGAGCTTGCTGGCATTATCAAAGGAGAGACAGAAGGTATTTTTTTTACGAGCGGAGGTTCTGACAGTAACCATTCCACGATATTAAGCCTCGCTTATGGAAATGCACAGCGCGGCAGACATATTATTACCTCTCCGCTTGAACATCCATCCATATATCAGGCGTTAGATAAGCTTAAAGATGCAGGATTTGAGGTAGATGAGACAGAAGTCCATCCAAATGGACAAATATCAATTACTTCTCTTAATAAACTAATTCGGTCGGACACTATTTTAGTAACTATATGCCATGCCAGCAGCGAAACGGGTGTCCTTCAGCCTCTTGAGGAGATAGGAAAAATTTTAAAAGAGAAAGATTGTTTGTTTCATAGTGATGCCGTGCAGACATTCGCTAAAATACCTATTGATGTAAGAGGTTGGAACATAAACGCACTTTCTTTTTCATCCCACAAAATTAATGGTCCTAAAAATACAGGAGGCTGTTATATTTCCCCTACTGTATCACGAAAGAGCCTCTATCCGGATATTATTCATCAGGATGGATTTAAATCAGGGACAGTTGATGGTCCCGGAATTGCCGCTTTCACATCGGCCGCTATGATCATGCATGAAGACTCCTTTTCTTTAAATAAGAGATGGAAGGAAATGCAGGATTGGTTTCTAGCTCGTCTTAATAGAAGCCACTTTATGTTAATCGGAGATCGTCATAACCGCCTGCCTCATCATCTAGCTTTAAGGGCTGATGGTCTCGAAGGCCAGTGGGTTATGCTTGCATGCAACCAAAAAAGCATAGCAATTTCATCAGGAAGCGCCTGTAAATCCTCACATTCAGCGCCACCAAAGAGCCTTTTAGCGATGGGATATACCCCTGAAGAAGCTCACGGGCTTTTTCGAATTAGTTTTGGCAGGACCACCACCTTTGAAGAACTTCAGCAGACGATTAAAGTGATGAACGAATTAATCACAAAAAAAACAATTCAGCTTAGCCTTCACAGGGCGTAA
- a CDS encoding sigma-70 family RNA polymerase sigma factor, which yields MKWDKLIGKQQPTEDSDHSLEIKVEHWIKTYSHDLKWLAYSYVKDHSLAEDITQDAFIKAYEKYDSFKKQSSEKTWLYKITINLCKDHLKSSYIRRVFKKGLEVFQNLPSQHETPEQYTIHKSEDEELLEHILRLEDKYREVVILYYFEEFEVKDMAQLLNVSPNTVKTRLRRARQILQEQLVSEGGSTYE from the coding sequence ATGAAGTGGGACAAATTAATCGGAAAGCAGCAGCCGACAGAAGACAGCGATCATTCCCTGGAGATAAAAGTGGAGCATTGGATCAAAACATACAGCCATGACTTAAAATGGCTGGCTTACTCTTATGTAAAAGACCATTCGCTGGCAGAAGATATCACACAGGATGCCTTTATTAAAGCTTACGAGAAATATGATTCCTTTAAAAAGCAATCCAGCGAAAAGACGTGGCTTTACAAAATAACGATAAATTTATGCAAGGACCATCTGAAAAGCTCTTACATCCGCCGTGTCTTTAAAAAAGGGCTGGAAGTTTTTCAGAACCTGCCCTCTCAACATGAAACACCTGAGCAGTACACCATTCATAAAAGCGAAGATGAGGAGCTTCTCGAACATATTTTAAGGCTTGAAGATAAATACCGGGAAGTCGTGATCCTCTACTATTTTGAAGAATTTGAAGTAAAGGATATGGCTCAACTATTAAATGTCAGTCCCAATACGGTGAAAACAAGACTGCGTAGAGCAAGGCAAATCTTACAAGAACAGCTAGTTTCCGAAGGGGGGTCTACTTATGAATGA
- a CDS encoding uracil-DNA glycosylase, with product MELPEDLLNQAEEKMKDLKVEGFVLGEGNPEADIMLVGEAPGEKEAVEGVPFIGRAGDELDKQLYYLGLKREDIYITSAVRSRPYKWVDTTSKKSETGRRKANRKPNQKEIIAHAPILDYQIEKADPKVIIALGGVALERLAGKDYKISQVLGEVINTPVLKLENDEFKPTVKNYAVFPLYHPAAVFYNPKIKEDIYASLDRLKDYLSEQNI from the coding sequence ATGGAGCTGCCTGAAGACTTGTTAAATCAAGCGGAAGAAAAAATGAAAGACCTAAAAGTGGAAGGGTTTGTGCTGGGAGAAGGCAACCCTGAAGCAGATATTATGCTTGTCGGAGAAGCACCCGGGGAAAAAGAAGCAGTCGAAGGGGTCCCTTTTATTGGCCGGGCCGGAGATGAGCTTGATAAACAGCTCTACTATTTAGGTCTGAAAAGAGAAGATATTTATATTACAAGTGCTGTAAGGAGCCGGCCGTATAAATGGGTGGATACCACATCGAAGAAGAGTGAAACCGGACGAAGAAAAGCTAACCGGAAGCCGAATCAAAAGGAAATCATTGCTCATGCTCCTATTCTTGATTACCAGATTGAAAAGGCAGATCCTAAAGTCATTATTGCTTTAGGGGGAGTCGCTTTAGAGAGGCTGGCGGGAAAGGATTATAAAATCAGCCAGGTGCTAGGTGAAGTGATCAACACACCGGTTTTAAAGCTCGAGAACGATGAATTTAAGCCGACGGTAAAGAACTATGCGGTTTTTCCGCTTTATCACCCGGCGGCTGTTTTCTACAATCCAAAAATCAAAGAAGATATTTACGCCTCTCTCGATCGTCTAAAAGATTATTTATCGGAACAGAATATATAA